A window of Chrysoperla carnea chromosome 3, inChrCarn1.1, whole genome shotgun sequence genomic DNA:
aattttataaaataagattcaaaataaacgcaaaagttgaaccattctaagtgatattactataacattacatgtaattaacatataatgttatagctATAACAGTTAGAATGgttcaaattttgacatttgaaCAGCTGAAATCGTAATTTACGCATTCTCCGTTCTTTTACGATGTTGACCATACATTACTCTCCAACTATTTGCATACGTATTTTATGGACAGCCCCCTTACCAGGATGAATAGTGGTTTCTATATATTCAAAGTTGTAAcagaagtaataaattttagaaaataataatgtaattggGATCTGTGGGAATCCAGAACTGATCCCTctcctaaataaaatttttgaatgatattttaatatattaaactttCAACGATACGACAATTTTTCAAGGTTGCCTtccaaatgatttttaaatttgctgaatatttaatacaaaaaaatttttaacaaactaattaacattactaataatatacatttcaaGCACGTAGCCCAAAAACAGAAGTTAAGAAACTCTTctcgaaacatttttataaatttttaagattttgctGCAAACGATGCCTGTGGCTGCGAGCTTAATACGTAGCTAAAACTATAATCTATGCCTTTAAAATAGTGTGAGACTTTCTAGACTTTctctttcaaaaaaaacaaaacatttaaaatttaaaaatttgtataaacaatGCATGCAAAAACATGAGACTTGAACTAAAAATTAGTgcactaataaaaataaaaaatacatttattttttacataatgaatacaaaagaaaatgtatgaaaataattttcatgataattatattaagaacaacaaaagttatatttatttatgactctgtctaaaatttcaactttgtgAGGTcgctatttaaaattaagatagTAGTCTAGGCCACAAAGACCTGAAGTCAGTAGTAGTGATTGTTCTTCGTCTCTAGCTAGAGAAAGTAGAGTAAAATGTACATTTAATTCTAAGCCTCTGTCGTTTAATGTTACGTTACTTTAAGCTCAAAGTGTACCCTAAATCAAGCGCAATGAGAATTTGTTACTTGCGTCCATAAACTACGTGGCTAAATTCTAGCctctttgtaaaaatttgaaacaattttattttcattatagcGAAAAAAAGCCAGAAAATTACATAGCTTGACTTCATTGCCACAACTCCCCTCAAGCTtttaaactaaagaaaataCTACTCAATTCCGAACAACTTCATTCtcgtaattattttttcacgTGTTGAATTATCCTTAATTAAGTTGCAGTTGTTAATAACTAGGAATTATAAGAATTAGGTTTTAATAACGTCTCCACAACGATGAAATTTTAGCCTATATAGTCtctatattttttcgtttttagtagttttttggtattttttttatttaataaaaacattttttataaattgtataaatcatacatattttaaataatatacgtgATTTccgttttttaaatacgtttattTTAAACAGGGCCGGATATAAAGTCATTGACATCTTGAATCAAAATAACCATAATAgaagtaatttattatattatctacCTTTGGAGGAATTGTTAAGATGTCTCAAGTAAAAAATGTCCGCGTAACTTTCAAAATCCGAacctgaattttttaaatacttatatagtgttttttttttaaataggtatatgtgtaaagAATTATGACGGAAGTATAAATTGGGGAacaaataagacaaaaaatattacaatttgccTCAAGTCTGTAAGTGAACGTAAATTTCATCCAGAGGCGGATTATCCGTAAGGCAAAGTAGGCACGTTCGgggaagtttttaaataaacattaattgtataagtatacaaaaaattcCAGTCCGTTGATATTGACATTTGTTTAGTAATTTAAATGTATGATGtctataattcatataatttctgcagaaagggaaaattttaataaaaattaacagcaAAACTTGAAACTCTCAATAgtcaaagaatatgaaaaggAAACAAAAAGGGTACGGAAAAGAAGCTCACAGCAGATGAATCTGCCGAAGacattatttcttaattatCTGGTCGAGAAACATTCAGAGTGACAGTATATCTAGTAATGATATATAGACAGACTTGTGATTGAACTTCAAAAAAGGCGAGAATTGTACAACAATTTTTAcagcaatttttcatttttaagcaaTTTGATTAATTAGAACATCgaagaagttcaaaatagagCAAATATGTTAATAACAATGTATTCTGGTGATTTAGAAAAGTGCTTGTTTTATGAATGTATTCATTCATCTACGCTCTTATTTACTCCGATACCTCGGCAGTACTCCGAGGAGTCGGAGTCGAGGAGTCGGAGAACTGCCCTGAAATGGggcaattgtaatattttttgaaatatttagaagTGAGATATgaagtttagttttttataaactcgaaaaaaaaaaattgtcggcTTAGTTTGTGTGGGCATAATATTTGtagattcaattttaataagaaattccTGCCAAGGACTCTTAAATTATGTGCGTTCGAATATTTCaatgaagttaatatttttaggatAGAAGAAGATAAAAATACgttaaaacaatcattttttaattacaagatcatttttgtacaaaaaattgaaaagtttgccGAATATTTTGGTTTTTCGACCAAGTAAAGCTGGGAACAGTCAAAATTGGTTATAGCGTACATACCGATTATTAACAACATAAGATAAGGCtttaacagcctttttttgaagtacaaaaataatatttcttcgaGGAAAAATAAAAGCATGGTCATCATCAAACTTAAGCTTGGTGCCCTAGTTTGTCTTTTGACTGGgctttcatttttttccataaaaactgtgaaaatttcggactttttttttcagattttggcgattataattCTAAAGGGttagtttttgaagtacctttttaagatgtttttaaagtaggctaaatttgctacaatatgagactagaatggTCTCTGTTGACTTAataatttccgagataaagcaTTTCAAAGTTGATCGTTTTTTCGaacttcgcaattttttgcaatattctgtTATTCCAAATGAATTTTGACCCCGAGCAACACTAGCACACTCCGTCTGAGGTAAGTAAAAACTACACCCCGCTAGAGTAGCTCGAGTGACGtttgaaatattgtaaaaaatttcgaaGTTAAAAAAGATGTTTTGAAAAGCTtcatctcggaaactattgggtctacagagacgATTCTAGTATCATGTGGTagaaaatttagtctactttaaaaatatcttgaaaaggTATTGCCGAAAACTAGCCCTTTAGGGTTTTAATcgacaaaatctaaaaaaaatcagaatttttcaaggttttttcgatttttgacaaagtttcaTTCGGcactcgaggtcacaaacttggattattcattagaccaacaccaacatcataaacatttttgcttaaaatcaGAACTATCGAATTTGACGCAAACTATCCAGTATTTTCAGAATTATTGGCATTTCTTTCTTTCCAGAATATTCCAGATTATATCGTCTATAACAAATATCGAGTATAATTATACGGTCCGTTCAATGttgttataaccgattttgactgtaagttagtaccaaaaagaaaattttgaaaaaaaactcgaatgtttagtttttttataagattcgtagatttatttataataataaaaataaaaaacaattacatttttaaattacacaCATCATTGTTGCaagaaattacaaatattattgggtttttttaaacaatgaaaaaCTAAACCGACAAAATATCGTTTTAAAATACAGGGGTGAGCcaaaagttgaaataatttgaaaacccattgaaaaaattaatcgaaTCTTGTTAACTCCTTTCTTCagataattattaacaattaggTACCTTCTTTACAATGAGTCGTAGAAACTTTTAGCCCATCCCGCGTAAATGttgttaaatacttttttttttattttttgtgtaatataCCTTTGATCTCGATTTCGttgaaataagtttttctaataaaatggaGAACTtcttcttttgttttgtttttgtaaaataaatattttctagcaatattttatttgtagattTGTGTAGGTGGTTTgattttgtagaattttttaaGCTGGTAATTGTAATTTCTTTCCTTTAAGAACTGCAAAaaacaagttgaaaattttttagttaaggTAGGACGAgtgccaaggcaattttagacttagggttgaaattatttatacctttttttcaattttgattatgaattttgtttaaagtgtagatgaaaaataagaataaaatttttcgatatctgctctgttttcgaaataataacaaaaagggGGGTACGTCAAGTGGGcccctagcacctagaccaagagtCCTCTGTGCCCCCCTTGAGAACAACCTGTTAACCAAAGACCAGACGTCTTCGGGTTAAAGACGCTATTAAAATCAGATGAGGCTATAGAATTCTGTCGAGGCAAGACGCCACGCAAAAAAACCCATTGCTTCTCCGTCGGGATGTCTCCCAGGATTGATGAATCCGAACATTCTAAGTCTAACGCCCTGCAGATTTCTGCagatgcaaataacatgtatggagatTTTGTCATCTTCCATACAAGTGGGATCATTAGAGATCCCCATGTTATGaggatagtttttgaaaaatgcatatctcggttttttaattttctagagtaatttcaaaaaaaaaaaaacacgaaaatctaGATCATTCAGAAATCGCTGTTTGTATGAGATTTTGGACGATATCTCAGAAAGCACGTCAAACTAATTCGATTCTTGTACTTcgtggctcaaaattaccttatgtactgagttttatcgaagttggaaataacaattttcttaaggggtaatgaaaaatagaaaaaattctaaactttATGCttcgaatttgatgaaacttgggatgtaaagtaattttgacccattgaataaaaaaaatcgtgtaTATTTAAGGATTGGGACAATAGCATTTCAGATATCGCTAAAAATCCTGTACGAGTTGATGGTTTATTAGAAACGATTCGTTGATATTGAGacattacattttaaaagttgTTGGTAAATAAATCTTACCTTTTGTAATATACAAATAGAAGAAATCACAATATAGAACAGTTTGTACAGCTCCAGCAACAATTGCAATTAAATCATAATGATCTTCAGCCAAATATCGATAGACCCAATTCAATAAATACAATGCTCTATACGATCCTAACGCAAATAAATAATGCGACGTTATACTTTCTGCTTCGCCCGTCTTACTAACCAAAAATAATTGTGGCAATATAGCAACACTCTCCAAATAAATACTGAATGTCCATAAAATCTACAAAACAAAACCAAGTTTTTAAACACCCTGTAAATAGTAAGATCTATTAAGATTacacaaaaagaaatttatttatttgctaacTTCGCTCAAAACCGTGTTAACCATTAGACAGAGTAGACAACTTTCTAAGGGTCCCACGAAAGGTAAAAAATacgaaaactataaaaaaggcATCGTTTGATTTGCATATTgcctaaaaaacaataaacaacaaatttcgtagaaaagtggtgaaaaaaatcaaaagtccttaaattaatattagaagaacatgtattaaaaatagtaattatatgtctagagtattaggagagcatctgtaaaaactaaaatgtttgaCTAACAaacttatgatattttttcgttaaaattatttgtgtagcgtgtttttttctaagcggtacattATTAGACCgggagtatatttttcgtcaaacatagacataataagcttgaaaatgagaggtgaattatggaatttgataaaggaataaggaagataagggtaggacagaaaaaaaacttgctagagcaTTAATATATAAGATGTTCGACGTTATTCTTAAAATCTCTGGGCTCTTAAAACTAATCgcataattgatttattaaatacataccTCAAGTACTGTAAATTCATGATTAATAAGTAATGCTAATACAAATGCGGgtgcaattaaaaattcaatacgaAATGTATCATGATTACGATCATATGTGGCTTTAAATCGCATGTAAATCAAATATAGTGTAGCTATCGATGCAGCGATAAATACCAATTTcataattgtattatataagGATACATATGTTGTCACTAAATCCAAGTATCGAGTTATGTATACCAATGCGAATAATATTTGACTTTTGCCAGATATACctgcgaaaaaaaaataattaaaaaactattcaagtaaatacaataaaaatagatCTAGAACCAGGGGTAGTATTTGAAAGTCTTTTTATTGCGGCTGGAAATTAGGAAAGTTGTTGTCAAAGTCGtacttaacaattttaaaattttcttagtcGGGGATTTCTTTTTCTCGGGGGGGTTGGGAAAATGATATTTCATTCAcaacgatattcaaataagaatacTGTAAAAATTCTGGTTCTCAGGACAAAGTCCCCAGAAATTGTTTcgattaattattaaatcaaatctaTTTCGTTTCATTTAATCCTAGACGGTTTAAGTTAGGAATTTTATGGTTCATGATTCAAGAAACATGCGCAGTCGCATGTAACGTCTCATGACGTCACAACaaagatgaaatatttaaatcacaTTGAATTCGAATAAAATATCGTGAAGTTATTGACTCAACAAAAGGTTTCTTCTCtgaagaaaaatattcaaatcctTGTGTCACTTGGCTTAAGAGTCAAGCGCAGTTCGTCGTATTCAAATGTACACGTGATTCTAAACAAACTAAAATCGTTTGTGCTCCAGTGACCATTTTTAACAatgaagataattgaataaaatgataatattgttCGAATTCGAAAGATgtcgaataataatttttttaataccccCTCCCCTCCCCTCTTACtcttattaaataatcaaaattttgcatCCGACACCGCTAAAAATgcagttttaaaatatacattgagTTAGGTTCAGAATACATGTAATATAGTGCCTTGTATACGCAGTCTTACCCTATTTTCATgacatatttactttttttcccTTTTATATAAGTacgtgttttttatttcaacaaatttatcaattttgagaaattatactacatcttttgataaaaaaatatgtacttttttttaaataatgcataTGTCCTTGGCGCTTGGCACGAGATgcaggaaaattaaaaatcttagcCTTGTGTACACTTGAAATGCTTTTTATgatttgacaaaaatatttttctttaaagtttaTATCAACTTGCTGTTAAATTTTCGGAAACCTTAGCTAGTAATACAGTGAATAAGGCGGAAAAAAGTGACGATAGTAGACAAGTTGAGAAACCGATTTTAATGGatgtttttgaacttttgtaacgtgtttataggattccaaggaacattcagccaacttacCCTACCCATAGAGGGGCATAGAGCTTCAGCGGAGAGCATATGcgactcaaaatttttttgaaatgtttttggcATAAAATTCTCATATACATAGTAGGTATTTTTGGACGTTGAATACGAATCTGATGTTAGAATACACGAATTCTGTCACGTATGCCGAAAATCGTGCAATTTTTAGCcaagaattttactttttcgGAACAAAACGGTACaataaaacacacacacaatattttttgacacaaaaaatattaattattgccgttggaaatactaaattttacatttacacaaTTATATCAATCAAGGTATTAGTAGTTTTTAgagattatgttaaaaaaataattaatgtttagtTACTGGCACTAGttcgtgtaatctgacatcggattcgtaatcaACGACCAAAAATATCTCCAAGTTCATGGTATATGGATCATAAATACTTAGTTTAGCGTTTTTGTgccaacatattttattaaaatcggtgctgtttcccttacttttccttAGATCCCGGCTTATTAACTGTACTAGAAACGAAACGAGGGGGGAAttcaatgttaattttatattaagttacATTTTATCCAGTCATCcctcaaaaaaaaatctagtcaaaacttttttttttgaaaactcaaGCGATTTAAGAATACAGAGAATACAAATTACAAATGCgtaaatgtaaagaaaaaagaggtattttcatgtttatttattattttacgaagTAAGTAATTTTTGCTTAAATCGTTGAGGAAAATGTGGGTTAAGTTCATAAAATAGAACACGCTACCTAAGGGCTAAATTTAAGGGCacactatatttaaaatttattgtttttcatcaatttccaaaaatattaataattcgtttgttattttaatttgttaaataaaaatagcataatcatcaaaaagtattttattttttgatcgaacaagcaaattttcttatattttcataatagttagacaaaatttaaagagaatataatatataatttagcaTAGAAAAACACGCTTTTCACATATGAGACCATATCTATTAAATCGCTTTCTATGTGTTCTAAtccaattttctattttctggggcaatttattctatatataataaatttcattcaattcggattcaaaactttttttataatactatttttaacaaaatttgtaagCCCTAAAAGAAATATAGCGCTgccaaatcaaaatttcaaataaaccaGAGATCATACCCCTAATACCGAAGATTACCACCTTTTTTTTTGGTCTTCGTACATATACCAAGAATAAattatgcaattaaaaaatttttttttaaattctagacaaataatttatgttattacagtatttattaaaaaactatataaataaataaaattaactctagtttttagaaaatcatACTTTTTTAACATGCTGCTACCATAGATTATTGCGAAAATGGCCAAACAACCGGAGACTGGAGAAACGCTTCGAAAACCGGAGATTTTGGCCCAACACCTGAGAGGTGGCATTCCTAATGAAATTACGAAATTGTGATCATTTGATGATTTGGCGAACGATGCAGTACATACCCAAATTTCTGGTTGATTTaactttaaactattttaaaattataaaaactaagcgagattaaaacttttttgactaatgaataaaaaattactccgaaaattagaaataaattatttctacatCTATGTACAGAATTCAATTATGCGTTTGCTTATGAATTTAGAATGAGCCCGAAAACCTCAATAACACTTGGTggcaaaacttttaatataaatcaccatttttataaaataaaatttaagaatttggTTAATAAACGCCGGtatatcataaattaataacaactCAGCAATTCTCATGCCAAAACCTACGAAAAATCTTATCACAAATCAAAATATGGAAggttatatgaaataaatgttatgGGAGGTCTCCGTTtaagaaatatatacatatataattaacataaaaatgcaaattgaagaaaaaaatatcgtGTATTTAAGTTAGAAGCATGAATAAGattgatcataaattttttgCCTATTTGGCATATCCACCATTGCTAAGtcatttttcaacaacaaatgACAAAACCACCGGTGGTCAGCAAACATACACAcgaaagttgaaaaattcaatatgaaaaACATACCAGCACATGATCGAGTCttccatatttttaaaagtaatataataattgccAATAAATGTGATAAATCACCAGTTAGacgaaaaatattcattttcgtcgaatgattgttttaaattacacgCACTCTACACCCTTCTCTTGCTACTTGATGTGACAATGTGACGTGGCTCATTTCTAACATTAAGTGAAGATGGCACTCACATTCGTATCGTGGCTATTTGGAGTAcagctatttttaaaagagtaaTGAATTGTTCATTTGCTTTCAAAGCAGTAAATTTTAGATGATGTGttcaataaaaatgcaaaatttatccaatttgataataataataaaatattaactaattcatcattaaaaaatCTCTCCTTATTCGTTTACATGGTAATAATAGCATACAGGTGCCCaaaagtaattttacaatttacaatttttatttatttgcttttgGTATCTGCCCGTCTGTTTGTTAGAAATGTTGTATTAACAAATTAATGTATTTCTCCGCGAGATAGAGAGAGCTGAAAATtgcgaaaaagaaaattaaaacagttGAAACCTAAATTTCTTCCCATAACTATAGCACCATTTTTTTACAGAAAGGACCCTTTAGTCTAAGTTCTAGAGACCTATTTGAATAACCCACAAA
This region includes:
- the LOC123296767 gene encoding ER lumen protein-retaining receptor, with product MNIFRLTGDLSHLLAIIILLLKIWKTRSCAGISGKSQILFALVYITRYLDLVTTYVSLYNTIMKLVFIAASIATLYLIYMRFKATYDRNHDTFRIEFLIAPAFVLALLINHEFTVLEILWTFSIYLESVAILPQLFLVSKTGEAESITSHYLFALGSYRALYLLNWVYRYLAEDHYDLIAIVAGAVQTVLYCDFFYLYITKVLKGKKLQLPA